One region of Paucibacter aquatile genomic DNA includes:
- the hisH gene encoding imidazole glycerol phosphate synthase subunit HisH, whose amino-acid sequence MNKSVSIVDYGVGNINSVANMLLRAGAEIRFARNSNEVRIAERIILPGVGAFDSCRRNLGAIPDLAESILEFARSGRPLLGICVGMQLLGSSSEEGVLPGLDIIPGKVRRFPSGMPGQTMALKVPHMGWSSVDADLSNPLFAGGLADFNRFYFVHSYYFDATTPANVAAWCEYGLRFAASIRKDNVFGAQFHPEKSHRFGLQMFRNFIAKT is encoded by the coding sequence ATGAATAAATCAGTCTCCATTGTCGACTATGGAGTTGGCAATATCAACTCCGTTGCGAACATGCTGCTTCGTGCCGGTGCGGAAATTCGCTTCGCCCGAAATTCAAACGAAGTTAGGATTGCTGAGCGTATTATTTTGCCTGGCGTGGGCGCTTTCGATTCCTGTCGTCGCAATCTGGGAGCCATTCCCGATTTGGCCGAATCGATTCTCGAGTTCGCGCGCTCAGGACGTCCATTGCTTGGAATATGCGTTGGCATGCAACTGCTTGGCTCGAGCAGCGAGGAAGGTGTACTGCCTGGTCTCGACATTATTCCAGGGAAGGTCAGACGCTTCCCATCGGGAATGCCGGGACAGACGATGGCACTTAAGGTGCCACATATGGGGTGGTCTAGCGTCGATGCAGACCTCAGCAATCCTCTCTTCGCCGGAGGTCTGGCAGATTTCAACCGATTTTACTTCGTCCACTCTTATTATTTTGACGCAACCACCCCGGCAAACGTGGCGGCGTGGTGCGAGTATGGCTTGAGGTTTGCCGCATCGATTCGCAAAGACAATGTTTTCGGGGCTCAGTTCCATCCGGAAAAAAGCCACCGTTTCGGGCTTCAAATGTTCAGAAATTTCATTGCAAAGACCTGA
- a CDS encoding glycosyltransferase family protein translates to MATAKIIICTYGFPPYLRSLGGAIRVLKLAEFLTQKGEDVTVVCARTPHFDTFGYDEALAKINTITCEDPIANVARRTVTSAKDAAANSQKRSDPPNIQSRLRQRLKHVVLDAMIPDTGFLVSRKMRKAVLQEIESAKGPVALITSGPPHSIHLIGKHIKRTKNQVRWIMDYRDSWNGTSLFRKKNPFFQSINQSMERSCLKAADHLTYISGPMLPKAEQIANIQLSDKATLISNGFDEKLLDNITRTNKALNGRQMKLGYFGAVDHGEQSYRDPATVFKTLEKLPENKVQFVIHGPSKLEAGWEQRLGSRLMNGGKLTHLEAIQRMFEMDALVLLHTREEGADEVITGKVFEYISTGLPIISIGPKTMAVNQLLRDDPTFFSVDHRDEAHLLATIEKLHGQSLGGPVRRAESIIKAFSRTTQHEKFIQLLKVKEGNCE, encoded by the coding sequence ATGGCGACAGCCAAAATCATAATTTGCACCTATGGATTCCCTCCATATCTTCGTAGCTTAGGTGGTGCAATCAGAGTTCTGAAGCTGGCTGAATTCCTAACGCAAAAGGGTGAAGATGTCACTGTTGTATGCGCTCGCACGCCTCATTTCGACACGTTTGGCTATGACGAAGCGTTGGCGAAGATAAACACCATCACCTGCGAAGACCCGATCGCGAATGTGGCCAGACGCACCGTCACTTCAGCAAAGGACGCGGCCGCCAATAGCCAAAAACGATCCGACCCACCGAACATCCAAAGCCGCTTGCGACAAAGATTGAAACATGTAGTCCTTGACGCCATGATTCCCGACACCGGCTTCCTGGTAAGCCGCAAAATGCGGAAAGCTGTGCTCCAAGAAATTGAGTCAGCCAAAGGTCCAGTAGCACTAATAACTTCCGGGCCGCCACACAGCATTCACTTGATTGGCAAACACATCAAGCGCACGAAGAATCAAGTGCGCTGGATCATGGATTATCGCGACAGTTGGAATGGAACTTCTCTTTTTCGAAAGAAGAATCCATTCTTTCAAAGTATTAACCAATCGATGGAACGCAGCTGTCTGAAGGCCGCAGACCATCTCACATACATCAGCGGCCCAATGCTGCCTAAGGCTGAGCAAATCGCGAACATCCAGCTTAGCGACAAGGCTACCCTCATTTCAAATGGCTTTGATGAGAAGCTCCTCGACAACATCACTCGGACGAATAAAGCTCTCAACGGACGGCAAATGAAGTTGGGCTACTTTGGCGCTGTAGATCATGGAGAACAAAGTTACCGCGATCCTGCAACTGTATTCAAAACACTAGAGAAATTACCAGAGAACAAAGTTCAATTTGTCATCCATGGCCCATCCAAACTGGAAGCAGGATGGGAGCAGCGCCTTGGCAGCAGGCTGATGAATGGTGGCAAATTGACCCACCTTGAGGCAATTCAGCGCATGTTCGAGATGGATGCCCTAGTTTTGCTTCACACCAGAGAGGAAGGGGCCGACGAAGTAATAACCGGAAAAGTATTTGAATATATTTCAACTGGACTACCGATTATTTCCATTGGCCCGAAGACCATGGCCGTAAATCAGCTCCTCCGGGACGACCCTACCTTTTTCAGTGTTGATCACCGCGACGAGGCGCACCTATTGGCGACCATAGAAAAACTGCACGGCCAATCGCTTGGCGGCCCTGTCCGACGTGCAGAATCCATTATCAAGGCATTCTCGAGGACAACTCAACACGAAAAGTTCATTCAGCTGCTGAAAGTTAAAGAAGGAAACTGCGAATGA
- a CDS encoding Wzz/FepE/Etk N-terminal domain-containing protein — protein MDLTTQTTDQGSSSTALPLIEYVTAHARLLIYTPLIVGALALAYSFTLTPAFTATTRLLPPQQQQSSLASTLSNLGSFGSMAGAAAGLKNPVDQYVSFLFSETVQDHLIDQFQLDKRYQRNIKEDLRKILSGAVAVQVDKGGIIAIAVTDVDPKFAANLANAHVEQLTKLINSLAVTEAQHRRRFFLKQLEEANKALADAEIALKAAGIDLATLRTNSTATMQAVAAAQERIAAQEIKLAAMRSTLAPGSIEYQKATNELVAMQQKLRQQTEGLDEKKNGDFIGKFREFKYREAMVELYTRQFEAARVDEAREGGTIQVIDVAQPPTRKSQPKKGLIAVIATLTAFSLLLMTLLVKFVLIQARRQQDTHQALKKIQNNLRRLLFLKPKY, from the coding sequence ATGGACCTAACTACCCAAACAACGGACCAAGGCAGTTCAAGCACGGCCCTCCCGCTCATTGAGTATGTCACGGCACACGCTAGATTGTTGATTTACACGCCACTCATTGTCGGCGCACTAGCATTGGCATACAGCTTTACGCTCACGCCCGCATTTACAGCCACCACGCGGCTACTCCCCCCCCAACAACAACAAAGCAGCCTAGCGTCGACATTAAGCAACCTAGGTTCTTTCGGGAGCATGGCTGGTGCAGCAGCTGGCCTCAAAAATCCAGTTGATCAGTATGTAAGCTTTCTATTTAGCGAAACCGTACAAGACCACCTCATCGATCAGTTTCAGCTCGACAAACGCTATCAACGAAACATCAAAGAGGACCTACGAAAAATCCTCTCAGGCGCAGTAGCGGTGCAAGTCGACAAGGGAGGGATCATTGCGATTGCTGTCACAGACGTTGATCCAAAATTTGCAGCCAACTTAGCAAATGCACACGTCGAGCAATTAACTAAATTGATCAACTCGCTTGCGGTCACAGAAGCACAACACCGTCGCAGATTTTTCCTCAAACAGCTCGAAGAAGCAAACAAAGCACTTGCAGACGCAGAAATTGCCTTAAAAGCAGCTGGCATTGATTTGGCAACACTACGAACAAACTCTACGGCCACGATGCAAGCAGTTGCAGCGGCGCAAGAGAGAATCGCCGCTCAAGAGATAAAGCTCGCGGCCATGCGTTCCACTTTAGCTCCAGGCTCAATCGAATACCAAAAAGCCACAAATGAACTTGTGGCGATGCAGCAGAAACTCCGCCAACAAACCGAAGGCTTGGACGAAAAAAAGAATGGCGATTTCATTGGCAAGTTTCGAGAATTCAAGTATCGAGAAGCCATGGTTGAGCTTTACACCAGACAATTTGAAGCCGCGAGGGTCGATGAGGCGCGGGAGGGGGGCACTATCCAGGTGATAGATGTAGCTCAGCCCCCCACAAGAAAGAGCCAACCCAAAAAGGGCTTGATAGCAGTGATCGCAACATTGACAGCCTTCAGCCTACTGCTAATGACACTTCTGGTGAAGTTCGTACTGATTCAAGCGCGACGCCAGCAAGACACCCACCAAGCCTTGAAAAAAATTCAGAATAACCTTCGCCGACTCCTTTTTCTGAAACCAAAATACTGA
- a CDS encoding glycosyltransferase family 2 protein: MSPQTASTSQNRQAGDKDSRVDLSICVIGHNEAPNLGACARSLERVKGYGINCETVFVDSASNDNSVEIAVALFDKVLELTASPQLNAGAARAAGTLESKGRWILYLDGDMCLRPEFDTELLYVVADKGGKNGLAGQTRNIYPDGSFDLMQLAGNQPGMPCKAFGGAVLMNRDCVIEAGNWAPNLFSNEEVELYSRLLMRGSTVVWTSTHMVDHFTPKFTATNKLLGSLIPWRSHLGKKFFGAGQATRQACRNGNIFSFMRLKPLQFSMIAAVALSAITLAISPQMAIWPMLLAFIWISVRRNTKFAINCICWTSQTIFGWVKLDLKYWPTTNNIHHPNRSRLQKPE, encoded by the coding sequence ATGAGCCCGCAGACAGCTTCAACATCGCAGAATAGGCAAGCCGGCGATAAAGATAGTAGAGTTGACCTCTCAATCTGCGTGATTGGGCACAATGAAGCACCCAATCTAGGCGCATGCGCAAGATCACTCGAACGAGTCAAGGGCTACGGAATCAATTGCGAAACAGTTTTTGTTGACTCGGCCTCAAATGACAACTCCGTGGAAATCGCGGTTGCGCTCTTCGATAAGGTCTTGGAACTGACTGCGAGCCCGCAATTGAATGCAGGTGCAGCCCGCGCCGCTGGAACCCTTGAATCCAAAGGGCGTTGGATCCTCTATCTTGACGGCGACATGTGCCTGCGACCGGAGTTTGACACAGAACTACTCTATGTCGTGGCCGACAAAGGGGGCAAAAATGGACTCGCAGGCCAGACCAGAAATATTTATCCGGACGGCAGTTTCGACCTAATGCAACTCGCCGGCAATCAGCCCGGTATGCCATGCAAAGCCTTTGGTGGAGCCGTCTTGATGAACCGAGACTGCGTGATTGAGGCGGGTAATTGGGCGCCCAACCTGTTTTCAAACGAAGAAGTGGAACTCTACAGTCGCCTATTGATGCGAGGCTCAACGGTCGTTTGGACGTCAACCCATATGGTCGACCATTTCACTCCGAAATTCACCGCAACCAATAAGCTCCTTGGATCTTTGATTCCGTGGAGATCTCATCTTGGCAAGAAATTCTTTGGAGCTGGTCAGGCGACTCGGCAAGCATGCCGAAATGGCAACATTTTTTCCTTCATGCGACTCAAGCCCCTTCAATTTTCAATGATTGCGGCGGTTGCACTTTCTGCGATTACTTTAGCCATCTCACCACAAATGGCCATTTGGCCCATGCTGTTAGCATTCATTTGGATTTCAGTTCGGCGCAACACAAAGTTCGCAATTAACTGCATTTGCTGGACTTCTCAAACTATTTTTGGCTGGGTGAAGCTGGACCTCAAGTACTGGCCAACCACAAATAATATCCACCATCCAAACCGGAGTCGGCTGCAAAAGCCGGAGTAA
- a CDS encoding N-acetyl sugar amidotransferase, producing MKTRPYQICTHCVMDTSDPEIVFDSAGVCNHCHDFEHHQKPQLIGGSAGAVALDAIVTQIKEQGKGQEYDCIIGISGGVDSSYVAYRVLELGLRPLAVHVDTGWNSELAVSNIEKIVSALGIDLHTTVIDWEEMRDLQLAFLRSGVANCDVPQDHTFVAVLFKLAARKSIRWIISGHNLQTESILPEAWGYTSIDRKHLRSIHNLYGSRPLRTFPTYSLFDYTFYWPFVKRNKILKMLNFEDYNKQSAKQFLIERFGWRDYGGKHYESRFTKFFQSYYLPKKFGFDKRRAHLASLVVSGQLSREAALSELELPPYNEAEAAEDCSFVAKKLGINKSELESIIAASPKTYRDYPSNADLIDRLLRVKAKLARLLRSDK from the coding sequence ATGAAAACTCGACCTTATCAAATTTGTACGCACTGCGTCATGGATACCAGCGATCCCGAGATCGTTTTTGATAGTGCGGGCGTCTGCAACCATTGCCATGACTTCGAGCACCATCAAAAGCCGCAACTCATTGGCGGATCGGCCGGCGCAGTAGCACTGGATGCAATCGTCACGCAGATCAAAGAACAAGGTAAAGGCCAAGAATATGATTGCATCATAGGAATCTCGGGCGGTGTCGACAGCAGCTACGTCGCCTATCGCGTCCTCGAACTCGGGCTTCGACCTCTAGCCGTCCATGTGGATACGGGCTGGAATAGCGAATTGGCGGTAAGCAATATCGAGAAGATTGTCTCAGCGCTGGGAATCGATTTGCACACTACCGTCATAGACTGGGAAGAAATGCGAGATCTCCAACTTGCCTTTCTGAGATCCGGCGTTGCAAACTGCGATGTCCCGCAAGACCATACTTTCGTCGCAGTACTTTTCAAACTTGCCGCACGGAAGAGTATTCGTTGGATCATTAGCGGACACAATTTGCAGACCGAATCTATTCTACCGGAGGCCTGGGGATACACCAGCATTGATCGCAAGCATCTTCGGTCAATACATAATCTTTATGGAAGCCGACCTCTCCGAACTTTCCCGACATACTCTCTTTTTGATTACACATTCTATTGGCCGTTTGTCAAAAGAAACAAGATCCTCAAAATGCTAAACTTTGAGGACTACAACAAGCAATCGGCCAAACAGTTTTTGATAGAAAGGTTTGGTTGGCGCGATTACGGCGGAAAGCACTATGAATCACGATTCACCAAGTTCTTTCAGTCTTACTATCTTCCAAAGAAATTTGGCTTCGATAAGCGTCGAGCCCACTTGGCCAGCCTCGTCGTTTCAGGACAGCTTTCGCGCGAAGCTGCGCTGAGTGAGTTGGAGCTACCACCGTACAACGAAGCTGAGGCCGCAGAGGACTGCAGTTTCGTTGCTAAAAAGTTGGGAATCAACAAGTCCGAACTTGAAAGCATTATTGCGGCATCACCGAAGACCTATCGCGACTACCCGTCGAATGCAGACCTGATCGATCGTTTGCTTCGCGTCAAGGCGAAGCTTGCCCGATTGCTCCGAAGCGATAAATGA
- a CDS encoding oligosaccharide flippase family protein encodes MVFRRFWVLLSGTTAAQILPLISAPIIARGYDAAEFGIFGIYLAIAAICATVANFKYENAILATHSRAATNAILGLSIFINIGIGLVITLIVSVAILMGWQVPMGMPLALSIFMPVSVMLAGMQQAMSNVALQKEQFALLAKSRFVAALTTAALSVLAALTYPTAAALIAATLVGQIAGLLLLIYKCQQKNQIKPSFQSSRLRALALRQWRFAFYTSPADLLNALGSNLPAIFLGSLYGTAATGAYVLAQRLVGTPLMLVGSAFSDLYRQQVGQRVSDKRPYWGLSLKLLAITTPIGASALALVLVFSEAGSKFFLGDQWDLAGTICSIMVWVYVLRFIVSPLTYSFYVAKRHAEDLGLQAVSILAVSTVYLAGKYLHWAVETYVSALAWSLSIMYASYGTRALQFARRSRTVD; translated from the coding sequence ATGGTGTTTCGAAGGTTCTGGGTGCTGCTCTCAGGCACAACTGCCGCACAGATCCTGCCGCTTATAAGTGCCCCCATTATTGCGAGGGGATATGACGCCGCCGAATTCGGAATATTCGGCATTTACCTTGCGATTGCCGCAATTTGCGCCACCGTTGCAAATTTCAAGTATGAAAATGCAATTTTGGCAACACACTCAAGAGCAGCGACAAACGCCATTCTCGGGCTTTCCATTTTTATCAATATCGGCATCGGACTGGTTATTACCCTCATAGTATCTGTTGCGATATTGATGGGCTGGCAAGTCCCTATGGGAATGCCGCTCGCTCTCTCGATCTTCATGCCAGTTAGCGTCATGTTGGCCGGCATGCAACAAGCGATGTCCAACGTGGCGCTTCAAAAGGAGCAATTCGCTTTATTGGCAAAGAGTCGATTTGTTGCGGCACTGACTACCGCAGCACTATCCGTCCTCGCTGCGCTGACGTATCCGACAGCAGCAGCCCTCATCGCCGCCACCCTGGTTGGACAAATCGCAGGATTGCTGCTCTTGATCTACAAGTGCCAGCAGAAGAACCAGATCAAGCCGAGTTTCCAGAGTTCGCGACTGCGGGCGCTCGCGCTGAGGCAGTGGCGTTTTGCGTTCTACACAAGTCCAGCCGATCTACTCAATGCTTTAGGTTCAAACTTACCAGCCATCTTTCTCGGCAGTCTTTATGGAACTGCGGCTACCGGCGCCTACGTCCTCGCCCAAAGGCTTGTCGGTACCCCGCTAATGCTAGTTGGATCTGCGTTTTCAGACCTTTATCGCCAGCAAGTTGGCCAGCGAGTATCAGACAAACGCCCCTACTGGGGCCTCAGCTTAAAGCTGCTCGCCATCACTACGCCGATCGGAGCTAGCGCACTTGCGCTGGTTCTCGTGTTTAGCGAAGCTGGTTCGAAGTTTTTCCTTGGAGATCAATGGGATCTCGCGGGGACAATCTGCTCCATTATGGTATGGGTTTATGTCCTACGATTTATTGTCTCGCCTCTGACCTACTCGTTCTACGTCGCCAAACGCCATGCTGAGGATTTAGGCCTGCAGGCAGTATCTATACTCGCAGTCAGCACTGTCTATTTGGCAGGCAAGTATCTTCATTGGGCAGTTGAGACCTACGTTTCAGCGCTGGCGTGGTCATTATCAATCATGTACGCTAGTTACGGCACGAGAGCCTTGCAGTTCGCCAGGCGCTCTCGAACTGTGGACTAG
- a CDS encoding AglZ/HisF2 family acetamidino modification protein produces the protein MPSDSFNPFRVIPVLLLEEGRLVKTIRFSKPSYVGDLINSVRIFNEKEVDELAILDIGASKRGLSPNFDLIKDVTNECFMPLAYGGGISDANQVRKLVEMGVEKVIINSAAMARPALVSEAAKEVGSQSVVVSIDIKKTLFGGYQARSVSGTKKVAAASLQALVKDFVEAGAGEILLNNIDRDGTLLGYDHALLKQVCTVASVPVISCGGAADVADLGKAVAQSGASACAAGALFTFRGPHRAVLLSYPKPAEVNEALRTSSIP, from the coding sequence ATGCCATCAGACAGTTTCAACCCTTTTCGCGTCATTCCGGTACTACTACTTGAAGAAGGACGCCTGGTCAAAACAATTAGGTTTTCAAAGCCTAGTTACGTTGGGGATTTAATCAACAGCGTGCGAATCTTCAACGAGAAGGAGGTCGATGAACTGGCAATCCTTGACATCGGGGCAAGTAAACGCGGGCTAAGCCCAAATTTCGACCTGATCAAAGATGTGACCAACGAGTGCTTCATGCCACTGGCCTACGGCGGAGGTATCAGCGACGCCAATCAGGTTCGCAAGCTCGTTGAAATGGGCGTCGAGAAAGTAATTATCAATAGTGCAGCAATGGCCCGACCAGCCCTGGTGTCTGAAGCTGCAAAGGAAGTCGGCTCACAAAGCGTGGTGGTGAGTATTGACATCAAAAAGACACTCTTTGGCGGCTACCAAGCTCGCTCGGTCTCTGGGACCAAGAAAGTGGCGGCGGCCTCCTTACAAGCGCTTGTCAAGGACTTCGTGGAGGCTGGTGCGGGAGAGATCTTGCTCAACAACATCGATCGCGACGGGACCTTACTCGGTTACGATCACGCCCTTTTGAAGCAGGTGTGCACAGTGGCCAGCGTCCCCGTCATCAGTTGCGGCGGCGCCGCAGACGTCGCCGATCTAGGCAAGGCCGTCGCCCAATCCGGCGCATCAGCATGTGCCGCAGGAGCACTTTTTACTTTCCGCGGCCCGCATCGAGCGGTTCTACTGAGCTATCCAAAGCCGGCGGAAGTCAATGAAGCATTAAGAACATCGTCTATTCCATGA
- a CDS encoding SLBB domain-containing protein has protein sequence MTFSESQDKHNTKTDRRDRLPNTGLASGCSSGFKHGVIVAAVAQSALFGALSAQAQAQTQAQSQTAEGAPIRLQGQASNAPINTDQDKPAGSPDFRLFAKPAEVYVPSEFERYVQRNVGVEPLIRRFGSELMELGHSTNGLQEASTQIPQDYVINVGDEVLVTLWGSVEADLRLNVDRSGRITLPRVGPAMVAGLRYADLAAAIDQRVSQVFKNYKLSTSLGKLRSIRIYVTGFTKRPGAYTVSSLSTLVNALMQAGGPTAAGSFRQIELRRSGKTISSFDFYDLLIKGDKSADRPLQADDVIHIGAVGPQVALVGSVNKPAIFELKSQDTLEDVLAMAGGFTAVADRSRFTVEHLDTRNDTRISELSLPQQAKLKPRDGDVLRAFSAVDASLPQHKQSKRVKIEGEVQRPGEFILPANSSLADAIRAAGGLTPDAYVFGTEFSRESTRLSQQENYERALRDMETEFARSTSSQRTANSEEASAQAAKTQGTNQLIQRLRSIKPTGRIVLQLNPSSKTLPDLAVEDGDRLLIPAIPKTIGVFGSVFNGGSYLFSDGSSINDFLKLAGGPTRGADTNSIFVLRANGSVVSARQKSGWLLAGGALDGITALPGDTVFVPEEMNKTTFMQEAKDWTQILYQFGLGAAALKTIKN, from the coding sequence ATGACATTTTCTGAGTCGCAAGACAAACACAATACAAAAACTGACCGCAGGGACCGACTTCCCAACACCGGACTGGCCTCTGGTTGCAGCAGCGGCTTCAAGCACGGTGTGATCGTCGCAGCGGTCGCCCAAAGTGCCCTGTTTGGAGCTTTGTCGGCTCAGGCCCAAGCTCAAACACAAGCTCAATCGCAAACAGCAGAGGGGGCTCCGATTCGCCTGCAGGGGCAAGCAAGCAATGCCCCCATCAACACGGACCAGGACAAACCAGCAGGCTCGCCTGACTTCCGGCTCTTCGCCAAGCCGGCCGAAGTCTACGTTCCCAGTGAGTTTGAGCGCTATGTGCAGCGCAATGTCGGTGTCGAGCCATTGATACGCAGATTTGGCAGCGAACTAATGGAGCTTGGACATTCCACGAATGGACTCCAAGAAGCCAGCACCCAAATTCCGCAAGACTATGTAATCAATGTGGGAGATGAAGTCTTGGTGACTTTGTGGGGATCGGTTGAGGCCGACCTGCGACTCAACGTAGACCGGAGCGGCCGCATCACCCTCCCGCGAGTCGGACCGGCTATGGTTGCAGGCCTGCGTTACGCCGACCTTGCGGCAGCCATCGACCAAAGGGTCAGCCAAGTCTTCAAAAACTACAAACTCAGCACCTCGCTGGGCAAGCTGCGCAGCATTCGCATCTACGTCACCGGCTTCACCAAACGCCCCGGCGCATACACAGTGAGCAGCCTGTCGACCTTGGTCAACGCGCTGATGCAAGCTGGCGGCCCCACGGCTGCAGGCAGCTTCCGACAGATCGAGCTGCGCCGAAGCGGCAAAACGATCAGTAGCTTTGACTTCTACGACTTGCTGATCAAGGGCGACAAGTCTGCGGACCGCCCCCTGCAAGCCGATGATGTGATTCACATCGGCGCCGTCGGGCCGCAAGTGGCCCTCGTCGGAAGCGTCAACAAGCCCGCCATCTTTGAACTGAAGTCTCAAGACACCCTGGAGGACGTGCTGGCCATGGCCGGCGGCTTCACAGCCGTGGCTGACCGCAGCCGCTTCACGGTAGAACATCTGGATACCCGCAATGACACACGCATCAGCGAGTTGAGCTTGCCTCAGCAAGCCAAGCTAAAGCCTCGCGACGGCGACGTCTTGCGTGCTTTCAGCGCCGTTGACGCCTCTCTGCCCCAACACAAACAAAGCAAACGGGTCAAGATCGAAGGCGAAGTCCAGCGCCCCGGAGAATTCATACTCCCAGCCAACAGCAGCCTGGCTGACGCAATTCGAGCTGCAGGTGGCTTAACACCTGACGCGTATGTTTTTGGCACTGAATTCAGCCGAGAAAGCACCCGGCTTTCCCAACAGGAAAACTATGAACGGGCCCTTCGCGATATGGAGACTGAGTTCGCTCGCAGCACCTCTTCTCAGCGCACCGCGAATTCAGAAGAAGCCTCCGCACAAGCAGCCAAAACACAAGGGACCAACCAGCTGATTCAACGCCTGCGATCGATAAAACCTACGGGCCGAATTGTTCTGCAACTGAACCCATCCTCCAAAACGTTGCCAGATTTAGCCGTAGAAGACGGCGACCGCCTGCTGATACCCGCAATACCCAAAACCATCGGAGTCTTTGGCAGCGTATTCAACGGTGGCAGCTATCTATTCAGCGACGGAAGTTCCATCAACGACTTCCTGAAACTCGCAGGCGGACCAACGAGAGGCGCTGACACCAACAGCATCTTTGTCTTGCGCGCCAATGGTAGCGTGGTGAGCGCTCGCCAAAAGTCCGGCTGGCTGCTTGCCGGCGGCGCGCTTGATGGCATAACCGCTCTTCCCGGAGACACCGTCTTCGTACCGGAGGAAATGAACAAAACCACCTTCATGCAAGAAGCCAAGGACTGGACACAGATCCTTTATCAGTTCGGCTTGGGTGCGGCTGCACTAAAAACAATCAAAAACTGA
- a CDS encoding acyltransferase, whose product MKSIIKAIALRFAQAMPFLEPVVETRRTQTPISLKQLLAYRLSRKKLPYWPLHPSSMAIDAHRIHIGIETSPGLMPGCYIQGTNGVLIGDYTQVAAGVKIISANHALNDNRAHNITRPIRIGSYCWIGANAIVLPGVNLGPYTVVGAGAVVSKSFPEGFCVLAGNPAKIIRLLNPDECISHQSEYKYIGFIPADHFNSFRSKYLDSIANE is encoded by the coding sequence GTGAAATCCATTATTAAAGCCATCGCCTTGCGGTTCGCTCAGGCTATGCCGTTCCTTGAACCTGTAGTCGAAACCCGTCGCACTCAAACACCGATCTCGCTCAAGCAGCTTCTAGCTTATAGGCTCTCTCGCAAAAAACTACCCTATTGGCCACTCCACCCCTCAAGTATGGCGATCGATGCCCATCGAATTCATATTGGGATTGAAACCTCGCCCGGACTCATGCCCGGTTGTTACATTCAGGGCACGAATGGGGTGCTCATTGGAGACTATACACAGGTGGCCGCTGGCGTAAAGATCATCAGCGCGAATCACGCACTTAATGACAACCGCGCACACAATATAACTAGGCCGATTCGAATTGGCTCATATTGCTGGATCGGAGCCAACGCCATAGTTTTACCTGGCGTAAATCTTGGACCGTATACAGTGGTGGGCGCTGGTGCGGTCGTAAGCAAATCATTTCCAGAAGGTTTTTGCGTTCTGGCCGGAAATCCTGCCAAGATAATTCGACTCCTAAATCCCGACGAATGCATCTCCCACCAAAGCGAATACAAGTACATCGGATTCATACCGGCCGACCACTTCAATAGTTTTCGCTCAAAATATCTAGATTCAATTGCCAATGAATAA